In a single window of the Microlunatus antarcticus genome:
- a CDS encoding glutamine synthetase family protein gives MSTSTRQAPNDRYLTVDALRAEVASGAIDTVVVALTDMQGRLQGKRMHAAYFLDHVVESGTEGCNYLLAVDVDMNTVSGYALTSWESGYGDLEFALDLATLRRLPYEPGAAMVQCDLVQLDHSPVPQSPRTMLTTQLDRLAERGLVALAGTELEFIAFQTSYEDAWNANYRGLVPVNQYNVDYSILGGARAEPLLREIRNAMYGAGMDVESAKGECNLGQHEIGFLYADALTTADNHAVYKTAAKQIAANRGQSLTFMAKYDEREGSSCHIHLSLRGADGSTTFWGPSTGSGSEGRTPEYESFIAGLLATMADFTLLYAPNINSYKRFAAGSFAPTTIAWGEDNRTCAVRLVGHGKGARLENRVPGGDVNPYLAIAAMIAGGLHGIDEGLELGPALVGNAYESDFPKVPQTLRDARDAFRSSTVARACFGDEVVDHYTRMAEVELTAFDAAVTDWELRRSFERM, from the coding sequence ATGAGCACGTCCACCAGGCAGGCACCGAACGACCGCTACCTCACCGTCGACGCCCTGCGCGCCGAGGTGGCCAGCGGCGCCATCGACACCGTCGTGGTCGCGCTGACCGACATGCAGGGCCGGCTCCAGGGCAAGCGCATGCACGCCGCGTACTTCCTCGACCACGTCGTGGAGTCCGGCACCGAGGGCTGCAACTACCTGCTCGCCGTCGACGTCGACATGAACACGGTCTCCGGCTACGCGCTCACCTCGTGGGAGTCGGGGTACGGCGACCTCGAGTTCGCCCTCGACCTCGCGACGCTGCGCCGCCTGCCGTACGAGCCGGGCGCCGCGATGGTGCAGTGCGACCTCGTCCAGCTCGACCACTCCCCCGTGCCGCAGTCGCCGCGCACGATGCTGACGACGCAGCTCGACCGGCTGGCCGAGCGCGGCCTGGTCGCGCTGGCCGGGACGGAGCTGGAGTTCATCGCGTTCCAGACGTCGTACGAGGACGCCTGGAACGCGAACTACCGCGGGCTGGTCCCGGTCAACCAGTACAACGTCGACTACTCGATCCTCGGCGGCGCCCGGGCCGAGCCGCTGCTGCGCGAGATCCGCAACGCCATGTACGGCGCGGGCATGGACGTCGAGTCGGCCAAGGGCGAGTGCAACCTCGGCCAGCACGAGATCGGCTTCCTCTACGCCGACGCCCTCACCACCGCCGACAACCACGCCGTCTACAAGACCGCGGCCAAGCAGATCGCCGCGAACCGGGGCCAGTCGCTGACCTTCATGGCCAAGTACGACGAGCGCGAGGGCAGCTCGTGCCACATCCACCTGTCCCTGCGCGGCGCCGACGGGTCGACGACGTTCTGGGGCCCTTCGACAGGCTCCGGGAGCGAGGGAAGGACCCCGGAGTACGAGTCGTTCATCGCCGGGCTGCTCGCGACGATGGCGGACTTCACCCTGCTCTACGCGCCGAACATCAACTCCTACAAGCGCTTCGCCGCCGGGTCGTTCGCGCCGACGACGATCGCCTGGGGCGAGGACAACCGCACCTGCGCCGTACGCCTCGTCGGTCACGGCAAGGGCGCGCGGCTCGAGAACCGCGTCCCCGGCGGCGACGTCAACCCGTACCTCGCGATCGCGGCCATGATCGCCGGCGGGCTGCACGGGATCGACGAGGGCCTCGAGCTCGGTCCCGCGCTGGTCGGGAACGCGTACGAGTCCGACTTCCCGAAGGTGCCGCAGACGCTGCGCGACGCACGCGACGCGTTCCGCTCGTCCACCGTCGCGCGGGCCTGCTTCGGCGACGAGGTCGTCGACCACTACACGCGGATGGCCGAGGTCGAGCTGACCGCGTTCGACGCCGCCGTGACCGACTGGGAGCTGCGCCGCAGCTTCGAACGCATGTGA
- a CDS encoding aldehyde dehydrogenase family protein, whose translation MSTTTQDRWDVVDPATEQVVTTVDLASLEQTDAAIERAHAAFAAWRDVAPADRARLLRAFARVVEAHVDELAELEISNAGHTVGNARWEADQVARVLEYYAGTPERQFGRQIPVPGGVDVTFHEPVGVVGIIVPWNFPMLIASWGFAPALAAGCTVVLKPAELTPLSAVRLGELAREAGLPEGVFTVLPGRGPVVGERFVTHPLVRKVTFTGSTKVGKQVLAGCAEQVKRCTLELGGKSANVVFADADVAAAAAAAPGGVFDNAGQDCCARSRILVQNSVRDEFLERFQAAVDAFVVGDPRAETTQMGPLISAGQRARVQGYLDGVDVAFTGSAPDGPGFWVPPTVVLATSPQQPVWREEVFGPVVAVLGFEDEAEAVALANDSDYGLAGSIFTRDVGRALRVARAVQAGNLSVNSNSAVRYWTPFGGYKQSGLGRELGPDAADAFTETKNVFFSQA comes from the coding sequence GTGAGCACCACCACCCAAGACCGCTGGGACGTCGTCGACCCGGCCACCGAGCAGGTCGTCACCACCGTCGACCTGGCGAGCCTGGAGCAGACCGACGCGGCGATCGAGCGCGCGCACGCGGCCTTCGCGGCCTGGCGCGACGTCGCCCCCGCCGACCGCGCGCGGCTGCTGCGGGCGTTCGCCCGCGTGGTCGAGGCCCACGTCGACGAGCTCGCGGAGCTCGAGATCAGCAACGCCGGCCACACCGTCGGCAACGCGCGGTGGGAGGCCGACCAGGTCGCGCGCGTCCTCGAGTACTACGCGGGCACGCCGGAACGGCAGTTCGGTCGGCAGATCCCGGTGCCGGGCGGCGTGGACGTGACGTTCCATGAGCCGGTCGGCGTCGTCGGCATCATCGTCCCCTGGAACTTCCCCATGCTCATCGCCTCGTGGGGCTTCGCCCCCGCACTGGCCGCCGGCTGCACCGTCGTGCTCAAGCCCGCCGAGCTGACGCCGCTGTCGGCCGTACGCCTCGGCGAGCTCGCGCGGGAGGCCGGGCTGCCCGAGGGCGTGTTCACCGTGCTCCCCGGGCGCGGCCCCGTCGTCGGCGAGCGCTTCGTCACCCACCCGCTCGTGCGCAAGGTGACCTTCACCGGGTCCACGAAGGTCGGCAAGCAGGTGCTCGCCGGCTGCGCCGAGCAGGTCAAGCGCTGCACCCTCGAGCTCGGCGGCAAGAGCGCCAACGTCGTCTTCGCGGACGCCGACGTCGCCGCCGCGGCCGCCGCGGCGCCAGGCGGGGTGTTCGACAACGCCGGGCAGGACTGCTGCGCCCGGTCGCGGATCCTCGTGCAGAACTCGGTCCGCGACGAGTTCCTCGAACGCTTCCAAGCCGCGGTCGACGCCTTCGTCGTCGGCGACCCGCGGGCCGAGACGACGCAGATGGGCCCGCTGATCTCGGCGGGCCAGCGGGCGCGGGTGCAGGGCTATCTCGACGGGGTCGACGTCGCCTTCACCGGTTCCGCTCCCGACGGCCCGGGTTTCTGGGTGCCGCCGACCGTCGTGCTCGCCACGTCGCCGCAGCAGCCGGTGTGGCGCGAGGAGGTCTTCGGGCCGGTGGTCGCGGTGCTGGGGTTCGAGGACGAGGCCGAGGCGGTCGCGCTGGCCAACGACAGCGACTACGGCCTGGCCGGCTCGATCTTCACCCGCGACGTCGGCCGCGCGCTCCGCGTCGCCCGCGCGGTCCAGGCCGGCAACCTCAGCGTCAACTCCAACTCGGCGGTCCGCTACTGGACGCCCTTCGGCGGCTACAAGCAGTCCGGCCTCGGCCGCGAGCTCGGGCCCGACGCCGCCGACGCCTTCACCGAGACCAAGAACGTCTTCTTCAGCCAGGCTTGA
- a CDS encoding 3-oxoacyl-ACP reductase has product MVEREGRVEGRTAVVTGGCSGIGLASARRLAGEGAHVVIGDLDEQRGPEVAAELGGLFVRTDVTDPEGVEALFAAAKDAYGSVDVAFNNAGISPPDDDSILVTGLDAWRRVQEVNLTSVFLCCKAALPYMLDQGRGSIINTASFVAVMGAATSQISYSASKGGVLSMSRELGVEFARKGVRVNALCPGPVNTPLLQELFASDPERAARRLVHVPMGRFAEPDEIANAVLWLASDESSFVTASTFLVDGGISGAYVTPL; this is encoded by the coding sequence GTGGTGGAACGAGAGGGCCGCGTCGAGGGCCGTACGGCGGTCGTCACCGGAGGGTGCTCCGGCATCGGCTTGGCGTCAGCGCGACGGCTCGCCGGCGAGGGCGCCCACGTGGTCATCGGCGACCTCGACGAGCAGCGCGGGCCGGAGGTCGCGGCAGAGCTCGGCGGGCTGTTCGTCCGGACCGACGTCACCGACCCCGAGGGCGTCGAGGCGCTCTTCGCCGCGGCGAAGGACGCGTACGGCTCGGTCGACGTCGCGTTCAACAACGCGGGCATCTCCCCGCCGGACGACGACTCGATCCTGGTCACCGGGCTCGACGCGTGGCGGCGGGTGCAGGAGGTGAACCTGACCAGCGTCTTCCTCTGCTGCAAGGCCGCGCTGCCGTACATGCTCGACCAGGGCCGCGGCTCGATCATCAACACCGCGTCGTTCGTCGCGGTGATGGGCGCGGCGACGTCGCAGATCTCGTACTCCGCCTCCAAGGGCGGCGTGCTGTCGATGAGCCGCGAGCTCGGTGTCGAGTTCGCGCGGAAGGGCGTCCGCGTGAACGCGCTCTGCCCGGGTCCGGTGAACACGCCCCTGCTGCAGGAGCTGTTCGCCTCCGACCCCGAGCGCGCCGCCCGCCGCCTCGTCCACGTCCCGATGGGCCGCTTCGCCGAGCCCGACGAGATCGCGAACGCCGTGCTCTGGCTCGCCTCGGACGAGTCGAGCTTCGTCACGGCGAGCACGTTCCTGGTGGACGGCGGCATCAGCGGGGCGTACGTCACCCCGCTCTGA
- a CDS encoding enoyl-CoA hydratase/isomerase family protein — protein MTATAEERSVGDAALVRLEVEGPLAVVRLNRPEALNAMNAALLDQLLTTLEVVADDATVRVVVLTGSGRAFCAGGDLRAGVGGAVAGPPPAAAQERRLRTFMRSAQLLREMPAVTVAAVNGACAGAGLSLALAADLRVCSRSARFSTAFLTVGLSGDFGGTWLLPRVVGAGRARDLYLRPRPVDAAEALAIGLVSEVAEDALVLAREVAAGLVAQPPLALRSVKQNLNDADRTELATALDREAARHTACAATDDAAEATAAFLEHRPARFTGR, from the coding sequence GTGACGGCCACGGCCGAGGAGCGCTCCGTCGGCGACGCGGCCCTGGTCCGGCTGGAGGTCGAAGGACCTCTCGCCGTCGTCCGGCTGAACCGGCCTGAGGCCCTGAACGCCATGAACGCCGCGCTTCTCGACCAGCTCCTGACGACGCTGGAGGTGGTGGCCGACGACGCGACCGTCCGGGTCGTCGTCCTCACGGGGTCCGGCCGCGCCTTCTGTGCCGGTGGTGACCTGCGTGCCGGGGTGGGCGGCGCGGTGGCCGGACCACCTCCGGCGGCGGCGCAGGAGCGCAGGTTGCGGACCTTCATGCGCTCCGCGCAGCTGCTGCGGGAGATGCCAGCGGTCACCGTCGCCGCCGTCAACGGGGCGTGCGCGGGTGCCGGCCTGTCGCTCGCCCTCGCCGCCGATCTCCGGGTCTGCTCGCGCTCCGCCCGCTTCAGCACCGCGTTCCTGACCGTCGGGCTGTCGGGTGACTTCGGCGGCACCTGGCTGCTGCCGCGGGTGGTCGGTGCCGGTCGCGCCCGGGACCTGTACCTGCGCCCACGCCCCGTGGACGCCGCCGAGGCCCTGGCCATCGGGCTCGTGTCCGAGGTCGCGGAGGACGCCCTCGTCCTGGCGCGGGAGGTCGCGGCCGGTCTGGTGGCCCAGCCACCGCTCGCCCTGCGCTCCGTCAAGCAGAACCTCAACGATGCCGACCGTACGGAGCTCGCCACCGCCCTCGACCGGGAGGCGGCACGCCACACGGCCTGCGCCGCCACCGACGACGCCGCGGAGGCGACGGCCGCGTTCCTGGAGCACCGGCCGGCTCGCTTCACCGGCCGCTGA
- a CDS encoding aldehyde dehydrogenase family protein — protein MTAATTSTLALPDTGRTFLAGRWSRDHREVVEVRAPAGDVLLATVPRQGPVEVDAAVHAALASRDAWAATDPGARAAALDTLADALAGEVDDLAALISADVGTPAKVARAVQVELPITVLRTTAARLRTMTFTERRGPSEVTHAGVGVVGAITPWNYPLHQSVAKIAGAWAAGCPVVHKPSELAPLAVLRLGELIAEVVVDLELPAGVYSQLSGVGHEVGALLAGHPDLDHLSFTGSAAVGAQVAAAAATQLTAVTLELGGKSPAVVLPGGNLEAAVRATVNSCLLNSGQTCNALTRLLVHRSVYEEAARLAGERAASLESRLGPLISAAHRDRVNATLERALDEGARLVVGGPDAPTDRGAGFWARATVLTDLAPDAGIVRDEVFGPVLCVQAYDDEEEALRLASAAPYGLAAAIWARDGDEAVRFARRLRVGQVSVNGAPFDPEAPFGGFGASGFGRELGEAGIRNFLTTTSVQLPSTA, from the coding sequence ATGACCGCCGCCACCACATCGACCCTGGCGCTGCCGGACACCGGACGCACCTTCCTCGCGGGTCGTTGGTCCCGCGACCACCGTGAGGTGGTCGAGGTCCGTGCGCCGGCCGGGGACGTCCTCCTCGCAACGGTCCCGCGCCAGGGACCCGTCGAGGTGGACGCGGCGGTACACGCGGCCCTGGCCAGCCGAGACGCGTGGGCCGCGACGGATCCGGGAGCACGGGCTGCGGCTCTGGACACGCTCGCCGACGCGCTGGCGGGAGAGGTCGACGACCTGGCCGCGCTCATCAGCGCGGACGTCGGGACGCCGGCGAAGGTTGCCCGTGCGGTCCAGGTCGAGCTCCCGATCACCGTGCTCCGCACCACGGCGGCCCGGCTGCGCACGATGACGTTCACCGAGCGGCGCGGGCCCTCGGAGGTCACGCACGCCGGCGTCGGCGTGGTCGGGGCGATCACGCCCTGGAACTACCCGCTGCACCAGTCGGTGGCCAAGATCGCCGGGGCCTGGGCCGCCGGGTGTCCCGTGGTGCACAAGCCCAGCGAGCTCGCCCCGCTCGCGGTGCTTCGGCTCGGGGAGCTGATCGCTGAGGTGGTGGTCGATCTCGAGCTACCCGCCGGTGTCTACAGCCAACTGTCCGGGGTCGGGCACGAGGTCGGGGCGCTCCTCGCCGGTCACCCCGACCTCGACCACCTGAGCTTCACCGGGTCGGCGGCTGTCGGAGCACAGGTAGCGGCTGCTGCTGCCACGCAGCTGACCGCCGTCACCCTCGAGCTCGGCGGCAAGTCGCCGGCCGTCGTGCTCCCCGGGGGGAACCTCGAGGCGGCGGTGCGGGCGACGGTCAACAGCTGCCTGCTGAACTCCGGGCAGACCTGCAACGCGCTGACCCGGCTGCTGGTCCACCGGTCCGTGTACGAGGAGGCGGCTCGGCTGGCCGGCGAGCGCGCGGCGAGCCTCGAATCGCGGCTCGGCCCCCTGATCAGCGCCGCGCACCGCGACCGGGTGAACGCGACGTTGGAGCGCGCGCTCGACGAGGGAGCCCGGCTGGTGGTCGGCGGGCCGGACGCGCCGACGGACCGGGGCGCGGGCTTCTGGGCGCGGGCCACCGTCCTGACCGACCTCGCTCCCGACGCCGGGATCGTCCGGGACGAGGTGTTCGGTCCCGTCCTCTGCGTGCAGGCGTACGACGACGAGGAGGAGGCCCTGCGGCTGGCGAGCGCTGCGCCGTACGGGCTCGCCGCGGCGATCTGGGCGCGTGACGGCGACGAGGCCGTCCGGTTCGCCCGCCGGCTGCGGGTCGGGCAGGTCAGCGTCAACGGCGCACCGTTCGACCCGGAAGCTCCTTTCGGCGGGTTCGGAGCGAGCGGCTTCGGGCGCGAGCTGGGTGAGGCCGGCATCCGGAACTTCCTCACGACCACGTCGGTCCAGCTCCCGAGCACGGCGTGA
- a CDS encoding CoA transferase, translating into MSAPPLHGLRVADLSRCVAGQFAARLYADQGAEVVLVEPAGGSPTRATGPFDRDGGSLLFRHLSSGKREAGRHPDQVDALVDLAADERWDVVLVSDPEQGRRVRQRWPDASVAVVTDFADSGPYARWTGGELVHQALSGSMYYNGRADAKPLYGTGYRVDYAAGLLLYTQSLAQRLGPADRPVAVVRVNRHEAAVAMEQNFSTQWAYSHTLAARGEWNRPKGRVRCQDGWLAFFASDHNLAELFAALGAPEAYGHPPFESWQGFVRHIAEATRLFNVSAADLTQRVALRSALRDKLVLSPVRRLGDLEHDEQLVARSFWTKDAAGRRTLGPVWDHTAAPVGAPRGRAARRAAARPRWGTEAGLTGPLAGIRVVDLTSAWSGPMATRLLAALGAEVIKVEGPERMDGWRGHKTNPWHPDSYPDSVPGARPYNRNAWFNTQNQGKLSAALDLKHPDGLATARDLVAQSDVVIANFSPGTLARLGLGLEAARAANPSIVVTEMSAYGDDGPLRDHRGLGQTMEAMSGITSLIGYEDEDEPLGSGSAYVDPMGGLAGAAAVVTALVRSRRDGSAERVEVPQRDAAMHWIGEQILHALENGARLGTVGNQHPTAYPHDAYRARGEDEWVAVAAYTDPQWVALCGALGWDDWVDDERFATAALRADAREQVDARLGAAAAARDKYELATLLQEAGVPAAPVQNGPDLFRDPQLRSRDWFTALPHAEVGARDHPGVPVELDGRLSRPRQSAPLFAEHTDWVLAEVLGYADDRIRTLTDAGAVGDPDRAQQDDLEGALR; encoded by the coding sequence ATGAGTGCCCCGCCGCTGCACGGGCTGCGGGTCGCCGACCTGTCCCGGTGCGTCGCCGGTCAGTTCGCCGCGCGGCTCTACGCCGACCAGGGAGCAGAGGTCGTCCTGGTCGAGCCGGCCGGAGGGTCGCCCACCCGGGCGACCGGACCGTTCGACCGGGACGGGGGGTCCCTGCTCTTCCGGCACCTCAGCTCCGGCAAGAGGGAGGCCGGTCGCCACCCGGACCAGGTCGACGCGCTCGTCGACCTGGCTGCTGACGAGCGGTGGGACGTCGTCCTCGTGTCCGACCCCGAGCAGGGTCGCCGGGTCCGGCAGCGATGGCCGGACGCGAGCGTCGCCGTGGTGACCGACTTCGCCGACTCCGGCCCGTACGCGCGGTGGACCGGCGGCGAGCTGGTCCACCAGGCGCTGTCCGGGTCCATGTACTACAACGGCCGGGCCGACGCCAAGCCGCTCTACGGCACCGGCTACCGCGTCGACTACGCCGCGGGCCTGCTGCTCTACACCCAGAGCCTCGCCCAGCGGCTCGGGCCGGCCGACCGACCTGTGGCGGTCGTCCGGGTCAACCGCCACGAGGCGGCGGTGGCCATGGAGCAGAACTTCTCGACCCAGTGGGCGTACAGCCACACCCTGGCCGCCCGCGGCGAGTGGAACCGTCCCAAGGGGCGAGTCCGGTGCCAGGACGGCTGGCTCGCCTTCTTCGCGTCGGACCACAACCTCGCCGAGCTGTTCGCCGCGCTCGGTGCACCGGAGGCGTACGGCCACCCGCCCTTCGAGAGCTGGCAGGGCTTCGTGCGCCACATCGCCGAAGCCACGCGGCTCTTCAACGTCTCTGCGGCCGACCTCACGCAACGGGTCGCCCTCCGGTCCGCGCTGCGGGACAAGCTCGTGCTCTCGCCCGTCCGCCGGCTCGGGGACCTCGAGCACGACGAGCAGCTCGTGGCCCGCAGCTTCTGGACGAAGGACGCCGCCGGGCGACGCACCCTGGGGCCGGTCTGGGACCACACCGCGGCGCCCGTCGGCGCACCTCGGGGCCGCGCCGCACGCCGGGCCGCGGCGAGGCCACGGTGGGGGACCGAGGCGGGTCTGACGGGTCCACTCGCCGGGATCCGGGTCGTGGACCTGACCTCCGCCTGGTCGGGACCGATGGCCACGAGGCTCCTCGCAGCCCTCGGCGCCGAGGTGATCAAGGTCGAGGGACCCGAACGGATGGACGGTTGGCGTGGGCACAAGACCAACCCCTGGCACCCGGACTCCTACCCGGACAGCGTGCCCGGCGCCCGGCCGTACAACCGCAACGCCTGGTTCAACACACAGAACCAGGGCAAGCTCTCGGCCGCGCTCGACCTCAAGCACCCTGACGGCCTCGCGACGGCCCGCGACCTCGTCGCGCAGTCCGACGTGGTGATCGCCAACTTCTCGCCCGGCACCCTCGCCCGGCTGGGCCTGGGCCTCGAGGCCGCGCGCGCGGCCAACCCGAGCATCGTCGTGACCGAGATGTCGGCCTACGGCGACGACGGACCGTTGCGGGACCACCGTGGGCTGGGTCAGACCATGGAGGCGATGTCCGGCATCACCTCGCTGATCGGCTACGAGGACGAGGACGAGCCACTTGGCTCGGGCTCCGCGTACGTCGACCCGATGGGCGGCCTGGCCGGTGCGGCCGCAGTGGTCACCGCGCTGGTCCGCAGCCGACGTGACGGCAGCGCCGAGCGGGTCGAGGTGCCGCAGCGGGACGCGGCGATGCACTGGATCGGGGAGCAGATCCTGCACGCCCTCGAGAACGGTGCGCGGCTCGGGACGGTCGGCAACCAGCACCCGACCGCGTACCCGCACGACGCCTACCGGGCGCGAGGAGAGGACGAGTGGGTGGCGGTCGCGGCCTACACGGACCCGCAGTGGGTCGCCCTCTGCGGGGCGCTCGGCTGGGACGACTGGGTCGACGACGAGCGGTTCGCGACGGCGGCCCTGCGAGCCGACGCGCGCGAGCAGGTCGACGCCCGTCTCGGTGCCGCCGCCGCCGCCCGGGACAAGTACGAGCTGGCCACGTTGCTGCAGGAGGCCGGGGTCCCGGCCGCGCCCGTGCAGAACGGGCCCGACCTCTTCCGCGACCCGCAGCTGCGGTCGCGCGACTGGTTCACCGCGCTGCCGCACGCCGAGGTCGGGGCGCGCGACCACCCGGGCGTCCCGGTCGAGCTCGACGGTCGGCTGTCGCGACCCCGCCAGTCCGCACCGCTGTTCGCCGAGCACACCGACTGGGTGCTGGCCGAGGTTCTGGGCTACGCCGACGACCGCATCCGCACGCTCACCGACGCCGGTGCGGTCGGCGACCCCGACCGGGCCCAGCAGGACGACCTCGAAGGAGCGCTGCGATGA
- a CDS encoding hotdog family protein: MHIATLHAVNDAGRSTNPIHLDGAARRLGLRGGWVGGPTLLGYLARAASSRWGPAWLAAGGMDVRFRAPVYDQDELRLELTEHASGGAEAWLTNADGVMCASAELTAPGGVRSVDPEPEVRPEPADEDKPYVSIEVLRGLPDLTTVECRPGGSTPDGRVPLEELVGASIDIMYATFRPDGPRILTRLVTTQLAPVPSGSTLVARGRILAAWESRARTYATNSVLLSDTDGEPMLHVANTTIWRMPR, from the coding sequence GTGCACATCGCGACACTCCACGCGGTCAACGACGCGGGACGTTCCACCAACCCGATCCATCTCGACGGTGCCGCCCGAAGGCTCGGCCTGCGGGGCGGCTGGGTCGGTGGACCGACCCTGCTCGGGTACCTGGCGCGGGCAGCGTCCTCCCGTTGGGGCCCGGCGTGGCTGGCCGCCGGGGGGATGGACGTCCGCTTCCGCGCTCCCGTCTACGACCAGGACGAGCTCCGCCTCGAGCTGACGGAGCATGCATCCGGTGGTGCGGAGGCGTGGCTGACCAATGCCGACGGCGTCATGTGCGCGTCCGCCGAGCTCACCGCACCCGGGGGGGTGCGCTCGGTCGACCCGGAGCCCGAGGTGCGGCCCGAGCCGGCGGACGAGGACAAGCCGTACGTCTCCATCGAGGTGCTCCGGGGTCTGCCGGACCTGACGACGGTCGAGTGCCGACCCGGAGGGTCGACGCCGGACGGCCGGGTCCCGCTCGAGGAGCTGGTCGGTGCCTCGATCGACATCATGTACGCGACCTTCCGGCCCGACGGGCCCCGGATCCTCACGCGCCTGGTCACGACCCAGCTCGCTCCGGTGCCGTCGGGTTCGACGCTGGTCGCGCGGGGTCGCATCTTGGCCGCCTGGGAGAGCCGGGCCCGCACCTACGCCACGAACAGCGTGCTGCTGAGCGACACCGACGGCGAGCCCATGCTCCACGTCGCCAACACGACCATCTGGCGCATGCCCCGATGA
- a CDS encoding IclR family transcriptional regulator: protein MDQSSDRAARTSEDGAEPTRVQSVDRALDLLDELCASSESQTASELSRRTGLPYASTHRLLGVLASRGYVRADDIKRYSLGPQLVIAGSRLTSMVGTWLRPHLTELMEYCGETVNVARLEDTHVVYIAQVQSRQRLRMFTEVGNRVLPHATAVGKVLLADRPARDVEDVLRRGGMPAMTRNTITDAATFLKELDQVSAQGFAVDDEEGELGVRCVAVPLRGVGDVPLALSVSGPAGRLAPAVQARLVPQLLKVAGEIAVSFAPLSR from the coding sequence ATGGACCAGTCAAGCGATCGCGCAGCGCGGACGAGCGAGGACGGCGCGGAACCGACGCGGGTGCAGTCGGTCGACCGCGCGCTCGACCTGCTGGACGAGCTGTGCGCGAGCTCGGAGAGCCAGACGGCCTCCGAGCTGAGCCGTCGGACCGGCCTGCCCTACGCGAGCACCCACCGCCTGCTCGGCGTGCTCGCCAGCCGCGGCTACGTGCGGGCCGACGACATCAAGCGGTACAGCCTGGGCCCGCAGCTCGTCATCGCCGGCTCGCGACTCACCAGCATGGTCGGGACCTGGCTGCGACCACACCTGACCGAGCTCATGGAGTACTGCGGGGAGACCGTCAACGTGGCCCGGCTCGAGGACACCCACGTGGTCTACATCGCCCAGGTCCAGTCGCGTCAGCGGCTACGGATGTTCACCGAGGTGGGGAACCGTGTGCTCCCGCACGCCACCGCGGTGGGCAAGGTGCTTCTGGCCGACCGACCCGCTCGCGACGTCGAGGACGTCCTGCGGCGGGGCGGCATGCCGGCCATGACCCGCAACACGATCACCGACGCCGCCACCTTCCTCAAGGAGCTGGACCAGGTCTCGGCGCAGGGATTCGCGGTCGACGACGAAGAGGGCGAGCTCGGAGTCCGGTGCGTCGCCGTACCGCTGCGCGGCGTCGGCGACGTGCCTCTCGCCCTGTCGGTGTCAGGACCGGCCGGTCGCCTGGCACCCGCGGTGCAGGCTCGGCTCGTCCCCCAGCTGCTCAAGGTGGCGGGCGAGATCGCCGTGTCGTTCGCGCCGCTCAGTCGGTGA
- a CDS encoding carbohydrate ABC transporter permease, translated as MVDALAGPRESTSGRRAQPLRATSRRRSRQRSRQNGAALLFLAPWLLGLVGITLVPMAISLYLSFTDFNLIRFGTKFVGLDNYLRMASDSRLLASAKVTAVYVLFSVPLQLVFALLLALLLNQGLRGLSIYRAVYYLPSLLGGSVAVGLLWRRVFGGDGLLNQVLGLLGLTNLPSWIGDPDYALWTLIIHHAWTFGSPMVIFLAGLRQIPSEIYESAAVDGAGLFARLFRITLPLLSPVIFFNLVLQVINAFQAFTPAYVISGGTGGPNDSTLFYTLYLYTVGFRQFDMGRASAMAWMLLAVIAAFTAVNFLTSRKWVFYGDE; from the coding sequence ATGGTCGACGCCCTTGCCGGACCCCGGGAGAGCACGTCAGGCCGGCGCGCGCAGCCGCTCCGAGCCACGTCGAGGCGGCGGTCGAGGCAACGGTCGCGCCAGAACGGGGCCGCTCTGCTCTTCCTCGCCCCGTGGCTGCTGGGCCTGGTCGGCATCACCCTCGTGCCGATGGCCATCTCGCTCTACCTGTCGTTCACCGACTTCAACCTGATCCGATTCGGGACGAAGTTCGTCGGCCTCGACAACTACCTCCGGATGGCCAGCGACTCGCGACTGCTCGCGTCGGCCAAGGTCACGGCCGTCTACGTGCTGTTCTCGGTGCCGCTGCAGCTGGTCTTCGCCCTCCTGCTCGCGCTCCTGCTCAACCAGGGCCTCCGGGGGCTGTCGATCTACCGCGCCGTCTACTACCTGCCCTCGCTCCTCGGCGGCAGCGTGGCAGTGGGTCTGCTGTGGCGACGCGTCTTCGGTGGCGACGGCCTGCTCAACCAGGTGCTCGGGCTGCTGGGCCTCACGAACCTGCCGAGCTGGATCGGCGACCCCGACTACGCACTCTGGACGTTGATCATCCACCACGCCTGGACCTTCGGCTCTCCGATGGTGATCTTCCTCGCGGGGCTGCGCCAGATCCCGTCGGAGATCTACGAGTCGGCCGCGGTCGACGGTGCGGGCCTCTTCGCCCGCCTCTTCCGGATCACGCTCCCGCTGCTCTCGCCGGTGATCTTCTTCAACCTCGTGCTGCAGGTGATCAACGCCTTCCAGGCATTCACCCCGGCCTACGTGATCAGCGGGGGGACCGGCGGGCCGAACGACTCGACGCTGTTCTACACGCTCTACCTCTACACGGTGGGCTTCCGTCAGTTCGACATGGGCCGGGCGTCAGCCATGGC